A stretch of Lathyrus oleraceus cultivar Zhongwan6 chromosome 6, CAAS_Psat_ZW6_1.0, whole genome shotgun sequence DNA encodes these proteins:
- the LOC127095110 gene encoding benzyl alcohol O-benzoyltransferase-like has translation MAQSLLFTVKRCAPEFVTPSKPTPHEIKLLSDIDDNHSLRFHIPGIQFYKYDPIMKGKDPVDVIRKALAKTLVYYYPFAGRLREGDGRKLMVDCTGEGVLFIEADADVTLKDFGDNLLPPFPFLDEVLYDVPGSSNVLNAPLMLIQVTRLKCGGFIFAIRINHTMSDATGIVQFMNALAEICRGMNEPSISPVWCRELLSARNPPRVTCIHPELEQAPDNKEAIISLDNLVKRTFFFGSVEVAKIHSLLPTNMVHQYTKYEIITAFVWRCRTIALQPDSDEEVRMMTVVNARRTSFNLQLPNGYYGNVVVNPVAVTSARKLIENPLEYALNLIKKSNANVTKEYIHSLVDLMVIKGRHSFSTRGLFIVSNVTHVGLNDVDYGWGKAVYGGPANDSSVPGIATYYLPFQNEKGEKGMVIPLRLPAQAMERFVKELDSVLKGNNNHPTKDDPTSSIIESLL, from the coding sequence ATGGCACAATCTTTGTTATTCACAGTGAAGAGATGTGCCCCTGAATTTGTCACTCCATCGAAACCCACACCTCATGAAATAAAATTACTCTCAGACATTGATGACAATCATTCGTTACGTTTTCATATTCCTGGTATACAATTTTACAAGTACGATCCTATAATGAAAGGAAAAGACCCTGTTGATGTAATTAGAAAAGCACTAGCAAAAACGCTGGTGTATTATTATCCATTTGCAGGTAGATTGAGAGAGGGTGATGGTAGGAAACTTATGGTTGATTGTACTGGAGAAGGTGTTTTGTTCATAGAAGCCGATGCTGATGTTACTCTAAAAGATTTCGGTGATAATCTTCTTCCTCCATTTCCATTTTTGGATGAAGTTCTTTACGATGTTCCTGGTTCTTCAAACGTGCTTAACGCTCCATTGATGCTTATTCAGGTAACACGCCTCAAGTGTGGTGGTTTCATATTTGCTATTCGTATAAACCATACAATGAGTGATGCAACAGGTATAGTTCAATTCATGAATGCCTTAGCAGAAATATGTCGTGGAATGAATGAACCTTCAATCTCACCGGTGTGGTGCAGAGAACTTCTAAGCGCAAGGAACCCACCAAGAGTTACATGTATTCATCCTGAACTCGAACAAGCACCTGATAACAAGGAAGCCATCATATCTTTAGACAACTTGGTTAAACGCACATTTTTCTTTGGTTCGGTCGAGGTAGCCAAAATTCACTCTCTCCTTCCAACCAACATGGTACACCAGTACACCAAATATGAAATCATCACCGCATTTGTTTGGCGATGTCGCACAATAGCCTTACAACCAGATTCAGACGAAGAAGTTCGTATGATGACCGTAGTCAATGCACGTAGGACATCGTTTAATCTACAACTACCAAATGGTTACTACGGTAATGTTGTTGTGAATCCTGTAGCAGTGACATCCGCAAGAAAATTAATTGAAAATCCATTGGAGTATGCATTGAATTTAATAAAGAAATCAAATGCTAATGTCACCAAAGAGTATATCCATTCATTGGTGGATTTAATGGTTATCAAGGGTCGACATAGTTTTTCCACGAGGGGATTGTTTATAGTGTCCAACGTTACACATGTTGGACTTAATGATGTGGATTATGGTTGGGGGAAAGCTGTTTATGGTGGACCAGCTAACGATAGTTCTGTTCCTGGCATTGCTACCTATTACTTACCTTTTCAAAATGAGAAGGGAGAGAAAGGTATGGTTATACCGCTTCGTTTGCCAGCTCAAGCCATGGAGAGGTTCGTTAAGGAGCTTGATAGTGTGCTTAAGGGAAACAATAACCATCCTACTAAGGATGATCCAACATCTTCAATCATCGAATCATTGTTGTAG